In the genome of Chrysiogenia bacterium, the window AGCCCTTGTAGAAGGTATCGAAGTCGTAACCGAGCGCTTTCTCGAAGGCCGGTTCGTATTCAAGGCCTTCCGTGATGGCGTCGAGCACTTTCTGGAGCACCACGAAGCGCCCGTCACCGAGCTTCTTGTGGATGTATTCGATGATCGTGTTCACCTGCGCGAAGGCCTGGGCGCCCTCTTCGGCCGAATCGAGATAAACGAACGAGGGGTGCATGCGCTTGAGCGGAATAATCTTGTCTTCCTTGAGCGCGTTGAGCAGCAGCGTGTCCTGAGAGGGACTCATCTCCCCGAGGGAATCCGAGCGCCAGGCGTTTTCGAAATACTTGGCCAGCCCCTCATGGAGCCAGACAGGCGTGTGATTCTTCGTGCGGCGGTAGACAAAGTAGTGAACGAGTTCGTGGGCGAGCGTGTCGCGCCACTCATAGCCGCGCGGCAGCGCCTTGGGGCTCGTGATAATGAGCTTGTTGTACTTGCACAGGCCGATGGTGCCGGTCGTCTCGACGGCATCGCGCGGAATGTCACTCAGGCGGATAAATGCCTCGCCGGTGGGCGCAATCTCCGTGCGGATCTTCTCGGGGAAATCGATGCCGAGCGCGTGGGAGAGCTTTGCATACTGGGCTTCGAGCGTCTCGAGTGCGCCATCCACCAGAATCTCGTCGCGCCCGCGGTAGAACAGAATGAAGTGATCGCTCTCCGCGGTTTTGAACTCCTGTGCGATCTCCAGCGTGCGGTCGACAAAGCCGGCCATCTTCTTGATGACATCGATCTCCGGATCCTGGCGGAGCATGTCGGCCAGCACGGTGCGCGCGCGCTCGTAGTTGCCTTCGAGAAACGCGATGCGTGCTTCGAGATAGACCGCCAGCACCGGGTCCAGATCGGCGGAACTGGGCGAGTCGAGCACCGCCTTGACCTGCGGCAGGTCCCAGCGCTCGAGCGCATCGAGCACGGAGTCGGGCGTGGGGATATTGGTCTCGCCGGAGAATTCTTCGTAGGGCTGCACGCCGGCGCTAGCGCCGGGCACGCGCGCCAGCAGGATGAGCAGCGCGTACGCAGCAGGAATCCAGAATCGCTTGAAAAGGCTCTTAGTCACGCGGGCGGACATTCTCCCGCAGGAAGGCGGCGACGTCCTGGGTGCTCGCGCCAGGGGTGAAGAGCGCGGCGACTCCCTTTTCGAGAAGCCCGGGGACGTCGGCCTCTGGAATAATACCGCCGCCGAAGAGAAGAACCTCGTTCATGCCCTGCTCATCGAGCAGGCGGCGAATCTCTGGAAACACGAAGTTGTGGGCGCCCGAGAGAACAGAGAGCCCCACTGCGTCAACATCTTCCTGCAGCGCCGCGCTGGCAATCATCTCGGGGGTCTGGTGCAGGCCGGTGTAGACGACTTCAAAACCGGCGTCGCGCAGCGAGCGGGCGATGATCTTCGCACCGCGGTCATGGCCGTCGAGGCCGGGCTTGCCGATAAGGACACGGATCTTGCGATCTGCCATGGAGGGTCTTCCAGAAAATTCAGTAGTGACGCGGCCGCCAGCGGCACGCGCCCCGGCCCGCGCTCAGCGCAGGGTCTGGGGATCGGTCGAGGACTCGTCGTATCCGATGACGTAGTCGATGCGGGCGATCTGATCGGCCGAGGTCTCGCTGATGACGAAGAACGTGCCTTCGTCGCCGGCATTGAGGGTGCCGAGCGATTCATCGCCTTCAACGAGCTCGGTGAGCGTCTCCACCACCTGGCCATCTTCGTTGTAGAGGATGAAGGTCACCTGCACATACGCGGCGGCCTGGGCCGAGTCGTTGACCACGGCGCCATCGAGCGCGAGCTCACCGTTGGGGCCGCTGCCCTCGAGGATGGGACCGGCGAAATACACCGGTGCCGCTTCGCCCGAGCAGGCAGCCACCACGATCATGGCGCCCAGCGTGAGGATCCAGTTCTTGAATGTAGCGTTCGTCTTCACAGCTTCTTCACTTGCCTCCGCGGTCGTCGAAAAGCCGAACGACCTTGGAGCCGTCATCTGCCTCACCAGAATCGGTCTCGAATTCATCAAACTCCCGCGGCCCTGCGCCCTCGTGATCCTGGATGATGCCATCGAGGATCTGGCGCTGGAGCTTGAGCGCGCCCAAGGCGTGCTCGCGCAGGTAACCGCGCTCGAAAATGATCTCGCGGCGGCGTTTGAGCATCAGCAAGTAGCCCAGAATGAGCTGAGCGGCAAACAGGAAGCCCACGGTCAGATACAGGGCTGCGTTGCGCTCGAGAAGCGCCCGGTAGATGCGCGCCCGGTGGGCCGGAATCCGCACGATTCCGTAATAGTCATCGGCCGTTTCCGTGGCTGAAGACGCTTTCTCGGTCAGGGCAAAGGGCACGGTCACGGTAATTGTGCTGCCGTCGTCGCGAATGGTGTAGGGCTCGGAAAAATCCACGGAATCGAGGATTTCCGGGCGAATTCGGCCCAGTTTGAGGTCCTGCAGGCGGTAGACCTCGAAGGATTCGGCCCGACCGGCCCCTTCGT includes:
- a CDS encoding cobalamin B12-binding domain-containing protein — its product is MADRKIRVLIGKPGLDGHDRGAKIIARSLRDAGFEVVYTGLHQTPEMIASAALQEDVDAVGLSVLSGAHNFVFPEIRRLLDEQGMNEVLLFGGGIIPEADVPGLLEKGVAALFTPGASTQDVAAFLRENVRPRD
- a CDS encoding FxLYD domain-containing protein, producing the protein MKTNATFKNWILTLGAMIVVAACSGEAAPVYFAGPILEGSGPNGELALDGAVVNDSAQAAAYVQVTFILYNEDGQVVETLTELVEGDESLGTLNAGDEGTFFVISETSADQIARIDYVIGYDESSTDPQTLR